A single Pristis pectinata isolate sPriPec2 chromosome 6, sPriPec2.1.pri, whole genome shotgun sequence DNA region contains:
- the LOC127571343 gene encoding histone H2A, with translation MSGRGKTGGKARAKAKSRSSRAGLQFPVGRVHRLLRKGNYAERVGAGAPVYLAAVLEYLSAEILELAGNAARDNKKTRIIPRHLQLAIRNDEELNKLLGGVTIAQGGVLPNIQAVLLPKKTQTSKK, from the coding sequence ATGTCCGGCAGAGGTAAGACCGGCGGTAAGGCACGGGCCAAAGCCAAGTCCCGATCTTCTCGGGCCGGCTTGCAGTTCCCGGTCGGCCGCGTCCACCGCCTGCTGCGGAAAGGCAACTACGCCGAGCGAGTGGGAGCCGGGGCACCGGTGTACCTGGCGGCCGTGCTCGAGTATCTGTCGGCTGAGATCCTGGAGTTGGCCGGCAACGCGGCCCGGGACAATAAGAAGACGAGGATCATCCCCCGCCACCTCCAGCTGGCCATCAGGAACGACGAGGAGCTCAACAAGCTGCTGGGAGGGGTGACCATCGCGCAGGGAGGCGTGCTGCCCAATATCCAGGCCGTGTTGTTACCCAAGAAAACGCAGACTTCTAAAAAATGA